Proteins encoded by one window of Salvia splendens isolate huo1 chromosome 5, SspV2, whole genome shotgun sequence:
- the LOC121804897 gene encoding ELMO domain-containing protein C-like, which translates to MTSRTLRRRLYHGDIDGGRHDRCETSDFDALSEPLLADGHYDYNKHNEGTSLVDILEEQRRKEYLHWTLVFSNVIAQWAQWLANIVLSSGSLLARIVPFISGTQNGANNLLPPVILSPLQEARLKYLKQRLSAPFDGTCSDHQDALRQLWRLAYPDRQVPALKSEAWKDMGWQGSDPSTDFRGGGFISLENLIFFAKTYPEVFQNLLHKRDGDRSDWEYPFAVAGINISFMLVQMLDLQSGNPSKLAGQRFLQMLSHDDMAFDNLFCVAFKMLDVQWVAKRASYMEFNEVLKSTRSQLEREMVLEDVSSVKDLPAYNLLRI; encoded by the exons ATGACTTCCCGTACGCTGAGAAGGCGGCTGTACCATGGCGATATTGATGGCGGAAGACACGATCGTTGCGAGACTTCGGATTTTGATGCATTGAGCGAGCCGTTGCTGGCAGATGGACATTACGATTATAACAAACACAATGAG GGGACATCGCTTGTGGATATTTTGGAAGAACAGCGGCGTAAAGAGTATCTGCATTGGACATTAGTATTCTCCAACGTGATTGCTCAGTGGGCTCAGTGGTTAG CAAATATTGTTCTTAGTTCTGGGTCTCTACTAGCTCGGATCGTACCATTTATATCGGGCACTCAAAATGGAGCCAACAACTTGCTTCCGCCTGTTATACTTAGTCCCTTGCAG GAAGCAAGGCTAAAATATTTAAAGCAAAGGCTTTCAGCTCCTTTTGATGGCACTTGTTCAGACCATCAA GACGCACTTAGACAACTTTGGAGGTTAGCTTATCCTGATAGACAGGTCCCAGCTCTTAAATCAGAGGCCTGGAAAGATATGGGATGGCAGGGGTCTGACCCTTCAACAGATTTCAG GGGTGGAGGCTTTATATCATTGGAGAATTTGATCTTCTTTGCCAAGACATATCCG GAAGTGTTTCAAAACCTGTTGCACAAGAGAGATGGAGACAGGTCAGATTGGGAGTATCCGTTCGCTGTGGCTGGCATCAATATTTCATTTATGCTTGTTCAAATGTTAGATCTACAATCAG GCAATCCTAGCAAGTTGGCTGGGCAGCGCTTTCTGCAGATGCTCAGCCACGATGATATGGCCTTCGACAACCTCTTTTGTGTCGCTTTCAAGATGCTGGACGTGCAGTGGGTTGCCAAGCGAGCCTCATATATGGAATTCAAC GAAGTTCTAAAATCTACGAGATCACAACTAGAGCGGGAGATGGTGCTGGAAGATGTATCGAGCGTGAAGGATTTGCCAGCATATAATCTACTAAGAATATAA
- the LOC121804896 gene encoding protein DETOXIFICATION 24-like has translation MDECMQQNLLNPTPQSVHVDLKEKIYQESKKIWRVALPSIISRVTSFGTIVVTQSFIGHINSTHLAAYALVQTLIVRFVNGIVIGMSSATETLCGQAYGAKQHHMMGIFLQRSWLVDLVSLTLFLPLFVFATPIFMALGEDEAIAASAGYISMWFIPFVYSIVFALTIQMYLQAQQKNMVVAWLSAAQLAVHVPLSWLLVAIMDFGVAGAMCALCVSSWLVVAGEFVYIFGGWCHHSWTGFTMAAFHDIIPVIKLSVSSGVMVCLELWYYAILVLLAGYMKNAQVSISAFSICLNVSGLEFMISMGMMGAAIVRVANELGAGDAAATRFSIKVVMATSVVIGAVFWILCLIFGSKLGYLFTRDEDVVVAVADLSLLLAFSLLLNAMYPVLSGVAVGAGLQSKVAIISFVCFYAIGLPIGAVLGYVVHLQAKGIWIGMMSGVVTQTLALCYMTCKTEWDEQVLIASARLKRWHLKSGEENQHHNSDNHS, from the exons ATGGATGAATGCATGCAACAAAATTTGCTCAATCCAACGCCACAATCAGTACACGTCGACTTGAAGGAAAAAATCTATCAAGAATCCAAGAAAATATGGCGAGTGGCATTGCCTAGCATCATCTCAAGAGTTACTTCATTTGGCACTATAGTTGTCACTCAATCTTTCATTGGACACATCAACTCTACCCATCTTGCCGCCTATGCTCTTGTCCAAACCCTCATCGTCCGATTCGTCAACGGAATAGTG ATTGGGATGTCGAGCGCAACTGAAACCCTGTGCGGGCAAGCCTATGGCGCGAAGCAGCATCACATGATGGGGATCTTCCTGCAACGTTCGTGGCTGGTGGATTTGGTCAGCCTAACCCTGTTCCTCCCCCTCTTCGTCTTCGCGACGCCTATATTCATGGCGTTGGGGGAGGATGAGGCCATTGCTGCTTCGGCGGGGTACATCTCCATGTGGTTCATCCCCTTCGTGTACAGCATCGTCTTCGCCCTCACCATCCAGATGTACCTACAGGCGCAGCAGAAGAACATGGTGGTGGCGTGGCTCTCCGCGGCCCAGCTGGCCGTCCACGTCCCCTTGTCTTGGCTCTTGGTCGCCATCATGGACTTTGGGGTGGCCGGGGCAATGTGCGCGCTCTGTGTGTCGTCGTGGCTGGTCGTTGCGGGGGAGTTTGTTTACATATTTGGAGGGTGGTGCCACCATTCTTGGACAGGATTCACCATGGCTGCTTTTCATGACATTATTCCTGTCATCAAGCTCTCTGTTTCCTCTGGTGTCATGGTCTG TTTGGAGCTATGGTACTATGCCATTTTGGTGTTGCTAGCCGGCTACATGAAAAATGCCCAAGTTTCAATCTCTGCCTTCTCTATATG CCTGAACGTGAGCGGGTTGGAATTCATGATCAGCATGGGCATGATGGGTGCTGCAAT TGTGAGGGTGGCGAACGAGCTGGGCGCAGGTGACGCAGCGGCCACGAGGTTCTCGATCAAGGTGGTGATGGCCACATCAGTGGTGATAGGGGCGGTTTTCTGGATCCTCTGCTTGATTTTTGGCAGCAAACTGGGCTACTTGTTCACCCGGGACGAGGATGTTGTCGTGGCGGTCGCCGACCTCTCTCTTTTGCTTGCCTTCTCCCTCTTGCTCAATGCCATGTATCCCGTGCTCTCAG GTGTTGCGGTTGGAGCGGGGTTGCAGAGCAAAGTTGCGATTATTAGCTTCGTTTGTTTTTATGCCATTGGATTGCCTATTGGAGCTGTGCTTGGATATGTGGTTCATCTCCAAGCAAAG gggatatggattgggatgatGAGCGGAGTTGTGACCCAAACTCTTGCACTATGTTACATGACTTGTAAAACAGAGTGGGATGAACAG GTTTTGATAGCTTCAGCTCGTCTCAAGAGATGGCACCTCAAATCTGGAGAAGAAAATCAACACCACAATTCTGATAATCATTCTTAG
- the LOC121803420 gene encoding protein DETOXIFICATION 22-like isoform X1 translates to MGGDIYANLLEADVGQTEPSSSVTNKIWSETKKMWIVAGPAILVPFSTFGIIVISQAFIGQIDSTELAAYSLVYTVIFRFVLGLQFGMVTGVGTLCGQAFGAKLYHKLGVYLQQSCIISLVVTALMTPLFVFAAPILKTIGQDHNIADMAGKYAPWFVAVGFLYAVMYSCNAFLQSQSKNFVVSFYAVLSLVVHVFLSWLLSMKLRYGVIGVMVSTVMAFLIPNVGQIVYIMRGGCQETWSGFTASAFKDLGRTTRLAISSGVMICLKFCYSTILILLAGNMGNAEVTINALSIWVLILAPDEQLFLLISQTCHIYHAFQVCVSRTSWEGGMLRRQSCRLWWQLGHHSPLDWCCV, encoded by the exons ATGGGAGGTGACATCTATGCAAATCTGTTAGAAGCCGATGTAGGCCAGACAGAGCCTTCGTCGTCTGTGACAAATAAGATATGGAGTGAGACCAAGAAAATGTGGATTGTTGCTGGTCCAGCTATCTTAGTACCCTTTTCAACATTTGGAATAATTGTAATCAGCCAAGCTTTTATTGGCCAAATAGATTCCACAGAGCTTGCTGCTTATTCCCTCGTCTACACCGTCATCTTCAGATTTGTCCTTGGCCTGCAG TTTGGCATGGTTACCGGGGTGGGGACGCTGTGTGGGCAAGCGTTTGGCGCCAAACTTTATCACAAGCTAGGCGTATATCTCCAGCAGTCGTGCATTATATCGCTCGTTGTCACAGCCCTGATGACACCGCTGTTCGTATTTGCTGCTCCAATTCTGAAGACAATAGGCCAGGATCATAACATTGCAGATATGGCAGGAAAGTATGCTCCTTGGTTCGTGGCTGTTGGGTTTCTATATGCTGTGATGTACAGTTGCAACGCGTTCCTTCAGTCGCAGAGCAAGAACTTTGTTGTCTCGTTCTATGCAGTGCTCTCGCTGGTAGTGCACGTCTTCCTCTCTTGGCTTCTGTCTATGAAGTTGAGGTATGGTGTTATTGGTGTTATGGTGTCTACTGTTATGGCGTTTCTTATTCCGAATGTAGGCCAGATTGTGTACATCATGCGCGGGGGTTGCCAAGAAACGTGGAGTGGCTTCACAGCCTCAGCGTTCAAGGATCTTGGACGGACAACCAGGCTTGCTATTTCATCCGGTGTGATGATCTG CCTTAAATTCTGTTACAGCACGATACTAATTCTTCTGGCCGGAAACATGGGAAATGCAGAGGTCACAATTAATGCTCTTTCTATCTG GGTACTAATTCTAGCCCCAGACGAGCaattgtttcttttgatttccCAAACTTGCCATATATATCATGCTTTTCAAGTGTGCGTGTCTCGAACGAGCTGGGAAGGAGGGATGCTAAGGCGGCAAAGTTGTCGATTATGGTGGCAGTTGGGACATCATTCTCCATTGGATTGGTGTTGTGTGTAG
- the LOC121803420 gene encoding protein DETOXIFICATION 21-like isoform X2, translating to MGGDIYANLLEADVGQTEPSSSVTNKIWSETKKMWIVAGPAILVPFSTFGIIVISQAFIGQIDSTELAAYSLVYTVIFRFVLGLQFGMVTGVGTLCGQAFGAKLYHKLGVYLQQSCIISLVVTALMTPLFVFAAPILKTIGQDHNIADMAGKYAPWFVAVGFLYAVMYSCNAFLQSQSKNFVVSFYAVLSLVVHVFLSWLLSMKLRYGVIGVMVSTVMAFLIPNVGQIVYIMRGGCQETWSGFTASAFKDLGRTTRLAISSGVMICLKFCYSTILILLAGNMGNAEVTINALSIWYGFCSPLVFVSFIFALSNDMFSSLNISGWAMMVSVGFMASTGY from the exons ATGGGAGGTGACATCTATGCAAATCTGTTAGAAGCCGATGTAGGCCAGACAGAGCCTTCGTCGTCTGTGACAAATAAGATATGGAGTGAGACCAAGAAAATGTGGATTGTTGCTGGTCCAGCTATCTTAGTACCCTTTTCAACATTTGGAATAATTGTAATCAGCCAAGCTTTTATTGGCCAAATAGATTCCACAGAGCTTGCTGCTTATTCCCTCGTCTACACCGTCATCTTCAGATTTGTCCTTGGCCTGCAG TTTGGCATGGTTACCGGGGTGGGGACGCTGTGTGGGCAAGCGTTTGGCGCCAAACTTTATCACAAGCTAGGCGTATATCTCCAGCAGTCGTGCATTATATCGCTCGTTGTCACAGCCCTGATGACACCGCTGTTCGTATTTGCTGCTCCAATTCTGAAGACAATAGGCCAGGATCATAACATTGCAGATATGGCAGGAAAGTATGCTCCTTGGTTCGTGGCTGTTGGGTTTCTATATGCTGTGATGTACAGTTGCAACGCGTTCCTTCAGTCGCAGAGCAAGAACTTTGTTGTCTCGTTCTATGCAGTGCTCTCGCTGGTAGTGCACGTCTTCCTCTCTTGGCTTCTGTCTATGAAGTTGAGGTATGGTGTTATTGGTGTTATGGTGTCTACTGTTATGGCGTTTCTTATTCCGAATGTAGGCCAGATTGTGTACATCATGCGCGGGGGTTGCCAAGAAACGTGGAGTGGCTTCACAGCCTCAGCGTTCAAGGATCTTGGACGGACAACCAGGCTTGCTATTTCATCCGGTGTGATGATCTG CCTTAAATTCTGTTACAGCACGATACTAATTCTTCTGGCCGGAAACATGGGAAATGCAGAGGTCACAATTAATGCTCTTTCTATCTGGTATGGTTTCTGTTCGCCTCTCGTGTTCGTTAGTTTCATCTTTGCGCTTTCTAATGACATGTTCAGCAGCCTTAACATCAGCGGATGGGCTATGATGGTATCGGTCGGTTTTATGGCATCAACAGGGTACTAA
- the LOC121803420 gene encoding protein DETOXIFICATION 21-like isoform X3: protein MGGDIYANLLEADVGQTEPSSSVTNKIWSETKKMWIVAGPAILVPFSTFGIIVISQAFIGQIDSTELAAYSLVYTVIFRFVLGLQFGMVTGVGTLCGQAFGAKLYHKLGVYLQQSCIISLVVTALMTPLFVFAAPILKTIGQDHNIADMAGKYAPWFVAVGFLYAVMYSCNAFLQSQSKNFVVSFYAVLSLVVHVFLSWLLSMKLRYGVIGVMVSTVMAFLIPNVGQIVYIMRGGCQETWSGFTASAFKDLGRTTRLAISSGVMICLKFCYSTILILLAGNMGNAEVTINALSICLNISGWAMMVSVGFMASTGY, encoded by the exons ATGGGAGGTGACATCTATGCAAATCTGTTAGAAGCCGATGTAGGCCAGACAGAGCCTTCGTCGTCTGTGACAAATAAGATATGGAGTGAGACCAAGAAAATGTGGATTGTTGCTGGTCCAGCTATCTTAGTACCCTTTTCAACATTTGGAATAATTGTAATCAGCCAAGCTTTTATTGGCCAAATAGATTCCACAGAGCTTGCTGCTTATTCCCTCGTCTACACCGTCATCTTCAGATTTGTCCTTGGCCTGCAG TTTGGCATGGTTACCGGGGTGGGGACGCTGTGTGGGCAAGCGTTTGGCGCCAAACTTTATCACAAGCTAGGCGTATATCTCCAGCAGTCGTGCATTATATCGCTCGTTGTCACAGCCCTGATGACACCGCTGTTCGTATTTGCTGCTCCAATTCTGAAGACAATAGGCCAGGATCATAACATTGCAGATATGGCAGGAAAGTATGCTCCTTGGTTCGTGGCTGTTGGGTTTCTATATGCTGTGATGTACAGTTGCAACGCGTTCCTTCAGTCGCAGAGCAAGAACTTTGTTGTCTCGTTCTATGCAGTGCTCTCGCTGGTAGTGCACGTCTTCCTCTCTTGGCTTCTGTCTATGAAGTTGAGGTATGGTGTTATTGGTGTTATGGTGTCTACTGTTATGGCGTTTCTTATTCCGAATGTAGGCCAGATTGTGTACATCATGCGCGGGGGTTGCCAAGAAACGTGGAGTGGCTTCACAGCCTCAGCGTTCAAGGATCTTGGACGGACAACCAGGCTTGCTATTTCATCCGGTGTGATGATCTG CCTTAAATTCTGTTACAGCACGATACTAATTCTTCTGGCCGGAAACATGGGAAATGCAGAGGTCACAATTAATGCTCTTTCTATCTG CCTTAACATCAGCGGATGGGCTATGATGGTATCGGTCGGTTTTATGGCATCAACAGGGTACTAA
- the LOC121802153 gene encoding cell division control protein 48 homolog C-like: MSRDRGSAAEALLPCEEVALRGHIKSVSIGKKTLTDDHIVSSLRLLFPDTYSCLDRNLLTERVAKITQIQSRREDSIAEEPAPSSTKRQKINEVTGSSSENGDCNSNPKLIGDLGRRDELGDGRREMDRSESEKRIRPMFRDFSGISSVIQELEREVVWPLHQLKLLRHLGVEPTSRILLHGPRKCGKTTLARAVANEARLPLFEVSVAQLLHGDLGAVEEMIGSLFYAAYMRAPSVVFIDEIDAMTSAKISSLKKVEYRIVYQLMAFMDGRYRPTGPVNHDVSSESCNSAPGYVLVIGATNKPGALDTSLRRLFDCEFALGVPDEYERCDILTDLTSNLKVEVGFDPRKLARSTMGYVAGDLVALAKRAGIVAVDWIINKRTLEYYKNSRPKAQFEECYKLPFYDAELENLSITMEHFVEAGKMVQPSAILKEFFTPLYAKWDDVGGLQALKLEFERRVVKLLKYGHVYEDLKTYALSSFFLCGPSGCGKTLLVKAVAKEAGASFMHIRARDLMKFGDQCEMVVHNIFSYASTHVPCVLFFDELDVVASCDDVPQWPDFRQLISELSDTEIMMESVLVFGATNRPEIVNHSEFIETQFDRILYVPLPTPEERGAILKALARYKPIDADVDLMALGNNVACQNFSGRDLFALMTEASKFAIDRPALSVGSCMTIKDADFKSALAKVSPSLSAAEVKNWEVQSKKIDVHSSSVMDW, from the exons ATGTCAAGGGACAGAGGCAGCGCCGCTGAAGCTCTCCTGCCGTGCGAAGAAGTCGCTCTCCGCGGCCACATCAAGTCCGTCTCCATCGGCAAAAAAACCCTCACCGACGACCACATAGTAAGCTCACTCCGCTTGTTATTCCCGGACACCTACTCCTGCCTCGATCGCAACCTCCTAACCGAACGCGTCGCCAAAATCACCCAGATCCAGTCTAGGAGAGAAGACTCCATTGCCGAAGAGCCTGCTCCGTCCTCAACGAAACGGCAAAAAATAAATGAGGTAACCGGCAGTTCATCGGAAAATGGCGATTGCAATAGTAATCCGAAATTGATTGGGGATTTAGGGCGGCGTGATGAATTAGGCGATGGCAGGAGAGAGATGGACAGGAGTGAGAGTGAGAAACGTATTCGGCCAATGTTTAGGGATTTCTCAGGAATTAGTAGTGTGATTCAAGAATTGGAGCGGGAAGTGGTTTGGCCACTGCATCAGTTGAAGCTGCTACGCCACCTCGGAGTCGAGCCTACGTCCCGAATTCTGCTGCACGGGCCGCGGAAGTGTGGGAAGACGACATTGGCCCGAGCCGTTGCCAATGAGGCCAGACTGCCATTGTTCGAAGTCTCTGTTGCTCAATTGTTGCATGGAGATTTAG GTGCAGTAGAAGAAATGATCGGAAGTTTGTTCTACGCAGCATACATGAGGGCACCATCTGTTGTGTTCATTGATGAAATCGATGCAATGACTTCAGCAAAGATAAGTTCACTGAAGAAAGTAGAGTATCGTATAGTGTATCAGTTGATGGCTTTCATGGACGGGCGATACAGACCTACCGGACCTGTAAATCATGATGTTAGTTCTGAAAGTTGTAATAGTGCACCTGGCTATGTGCTGGTGATTGGAGCAACCAATAAGCCTGGTGCTCTTGACACTTCCTTAAGGCGTCTGTTTGATTGCGAATTTGCTTTAGGTGTCCCAGATGAATATGAACGGTGTGACATTCTGACAGATCTAACGAGTAATCTTAAGGTTGAAGTTGGTTTTGATCCCAGGAAATTAGCAAGGTCCACTATGGGTTATGTAGCAGGAGATTTGGTTGCTCTAGCAAAAAGGGCTGGTATAGTTGCTGTAGATTGGATCATTAACAAGAGAACATTAGAGTATTATAAAAACTCGAGGCCCAAGGCTCAATTTGAAGAATGTTACAAACTGCCATTTTACGATGCAGAATTGGAGAACCTCAGCATAACCATGGAACACTTTGTG GAAGCCGGTAAGATGGTTCAGCCATCTGCTATTTTGAAAGAATTTTTCACCCCACTATATGCAAAGTGGGATGATGTTGGGGGCCTTCAAGCATTGAAATTGGAGTTTGAACGCCGTGTAGTTAAACTGTTAAAGTATGGTCATGTTTATGAG GATCTAAAGACGTATGCCCTTAGCTCCTTTTTCCTTTGCGGTCCTTCTGGCTGTGGAAAGACATTGCTTGTCAAGGCTGTGGCTAAAGAAGCAGGAGCAAGTTTCATGCATATCAGG GCCCGGGATCTGATGAAATTCGGCGATCAGTGCGAGATGGTGGTGCACAACATATTCAGTTATGCAAGCACTCACGTCCCATGTGTACTTTTCTTCGATGAG TTGGACGTAGTGGCCTCATGTGACGATGTGCCACAATGGCCGGACTTTAGACAG CTAATATCAGAGCTGAGTGATACAGAAATAATGATGGAAAGTGTTCTTGTGTTTGGTGCAACAAACAG GCCTGAAATCGTGAATCATTCTGAATTCATTGAAACACAGTTTGATAGGATCCTGTATGTTCCTCTCCCTACTCCAGAAGAGCGAGGTGCAATATTGAAAGCTCTTGCTCGATACAAGCCAATAGATGCCGATGTGGACCTGATGGCCCTAGGAAACAACGTGGCTTGCCAAAATTTTAGTGGCCGTGATCTATTTGCTTTG ATGACAGAAGCTTCTAAGTTCGCCATTGATCGACCAGCATTGTCTGTTGGGAGTTGCATGACAATCAAAGATGCAGATTTCAAGAGCGCGTTGGCGAAAGTCTCCCCTTCTCTCTCAGCCGCG GAAGTCAAGAACTGGGAGGTCCAGTCCAAGAAGATTGATGTTCATAGCAGTTCTGTGATGGACTGGTAG